One window of Podarcis raffonei isolate rPodRaf1 chromosome 15, rPodRaf1.pri, whole genome shotgun sequence genomic DNA carries:
- the ASPA gene encoding aspartoacylase, whose protein sequence is MNSCPVVAREGPVRRVAIFGGTHGNELSGVFLVKHWQDDGTEIQRPGLEVRPFITNPRAVEKCCRYIDCDLNRVFDPKRLGEQLADNTLYEVRRAQEINCIFGPKGSHEAYDLIFDLHNTTANMGGTIILENSRDDFTIQMCRYIKDALAPEGCPVFLIEHPNLKYATTRSIAKHPVGIEVGPQPQGVLRADILDKMRRIIKHGLDFVQMFNAGKEFPRCTIEVYKIMEKVDYPRKKNNEIMAVIHPNLQDQDWQPLNPGDPMFLTLEGKTIPYEGDVIVYPAFVNEAAYYEKQQAFVKTVIEKLSAEGIRACVS, encoded by the exons ATGAATTCTTGTCCAGTTGTAGCAAGAGAGGGTCCTGTGCGAAGGGTCGCTATCTTTGGAGGAACCCACGGCAATGAGTTGTCTGGGGTATTCCTGGTCAAGCACTGGCAGGATGATGGAACAGAGATTCAGCGACCGGGGCTGGAGGTACGGCCTTTTATCACCAATCCAAGAGCAGTGGAGAAATGTTGCCGATATATTGACTGCGACCTGAATCGGGTTTTTGATCCTAAAAGACTTGG CGAACAGCTTGCAGACAACACTCTGTATGAAGTGAGAAGGGCTCAAGAAATAAACTGCATATTTGGTCCAAAAGGTAGCCATGAAGCCTATGACCTTATATTTGACCTGCACAACACAACAGCTAACATGGGTGGCACCATCATACTGGAAAACTCCAGGGATGATTTCACAATTCAGATGTGTCGCTATATAAAG GATGCTTTGGCTCCAGAAGGTTGCCCTGTTTTCCTCATTGAGCATCCCAACCTGAAATATGCAACGACCCGGTCTATAGCAAAACATCCTGTAG GCATTGAAGTGGGTCCTCAGCCCCAAGGAGTTCTCAGGGCTGACATTTTGGACAAAATGCGGAGGATCATCAAGCATGGCCTTGACTTTGTGCAAATGTTCAATGCAG GAAAAGAATTCCCTCGGTGTACAATTGAAGTTTACAAAATAATGGAGAAAGTAGATTAtccaagaaagaaaaataatgagaTCATGGCTGTCATTCACCCTAACCTGCAG GATCAAGACTGGCAGCCTCTCAACCCTGGTGACCCTATGTTTTTAACTCTTGAAGGAAAGACAATCCCATACGAAGGAGACGTGATAGTATATCCAGCCTTTGTGAATGAAGCTGCTTATTATGAAAAGCAACAAGCTTTTGTAAAAACTGTAATAGAAAAATTGAGTGCAGAAGGGATCAGAGCATGTGTCTCTTAG
- the TRPV3 gene encoding transient receptor potential cation channel subfamily V member 3 has product MIGDSKEMAPLMASKKANPPGTPPTAPQEKKRVPTTHSPQRPCFFSGNSSTRSEVTRQTLRNPTKPAEGQGSPRKLTNPVAAWQITGLIPLFGCSSHFFLEIEAFDTNVTPSRTSPPVFSKPMDSNIRPCASANCEDMDSPQSLQDDMTEYTPNADSYCTNSSQSARQNNRRKKLKKYLFRAVSEGNIEELQHLLAEVKDRSHACRNLTVQDYLMKKMTSSDTGKTCLMKALLNINENTKEIVKILLSFAEENLILERLINAAYTEEAYRGQTALNIAIERRQYDITQTLIEKGADVNAHAQGIFFNPKHKHEGFYFGETPLALAACTNQPDIVELLMNNSKTDITSQDSRGNNILHALVTVAEDFKTQNDFVRKMYDAILLKSRNRDLETMKNKDGLTPLQLAAKTGKLEILKYILSREIRDKPNRSLSRKFTDWAYGPVQSSLYDLTELDTTSENSLLDIIVYNTNIGNRHEMLALEPLHSLLRMKWKRFARHVFFVSCCLYFIYNVLLTLISYYRPQAEMAPPYPLSLTDDLSWLQLTGQVTVMLGAIFIAIKESVAIFLLRPSDLQSILSDAWFHFAFFIQAVLVVFSVCLYFFSYKEHLACLVLAMSLGWANMLYFTRGLQSMGIYSVMIQQVILHDVIKFLVVYIVFLLGFGVALAALIDDCPENSKCSNFSTLGNVEIELFKLTLGLGDLEIHEDAKYPILFLLLRISFVILTFVLLLNMLIALMGETVEDISKESEHIWRLQRARTIVETEKILPKFLRRKFQLGEWCKVAENDTRLCLRINEVKWTEWKTHVAFINEDPGPTDYSRMHDVSRSNSKTTLNTYEEIYDLPETSV; this is encoded by the exons ATGATCGGAGATAGCAAGGAGATGGCTCCCCTCATGGCCAGCAAGAAAGCAAATCCGCCGGGGACCCCGCCGACAGCtccccaagagaagaaaag GGTTCCTACAACACACTCACCTCAAAGGCCGTGTTTTTTCAGCGGAAACAGTTCCACGCGCTCAGAGGTGACACGCCAGACACTGAGGAACCCCACGAAGCCTGCAGAGGGACAAGGCAGCCCTCGAAAGTTGACCAACCCAGTAGCCGCATG GCAGATCACTGGTCTCATCCCCCTCTTTGGCTG CAGTTCCCACTTTTTTCTCGAGATTGAAGCCTTTGACACCAATGTCACACCAAGCCGAACGTCACCTCCCGTCTTCTCAAAGCCGATGGACTCCAATATCCGTCCATG TGCATCTGCAAATTGCGAAGATATGGACTCCCCACAGTCCCTCCAAGATGACATGACTGAATACACCCCAAATGCAGACAGCTATTG CACTAATTCATCTCAAAGCGCTCGGCAAAACAACCGTCGGAAAAAGTTGAAGAAGTATCTGTTTCGGGCAGTGTCAGAGGGCAATATAGAAGAACTCCAGCACCTCCTTGCCGAAGTGAAGGATCGGTCCCATGCCTGCAGAAACCTGACAGTCCAAG aCTATCTGATGAAAAAAATGACCTCTTCTGACACAGGCAAGACCTGCCTAATGAAAGCCTTGCTAAACATCAACGAGAACACAAAGGAAATTGTGAAAATACTTCTCTCATTTGCAGAAGAAAACCTGATCTTAGAAAGGCTCATCAATGCTGCATACACAGAAGAGGCCTACAGAG GACAGACAGCTTTAAACATTGCCATTGAGAGACGGCAGTATGACATTACTCAGACCCTGATCGAGAAAGGAGCGGATGTGAACGCCCATGCACAAGGCATCTTCTTCAATCCTAAACACAAGCACGAAGGTTTTTATTTTG GAGAGACACCCCTGGCGTTAGCTGCCTGCACAAACCAGCCAGACATTGTCGAGCTATTAATGAACAACAGCAAGACGGACATCACTTCCCAAGATTCGAGGGGGAACAATATACTCCATGCCTTGGTGACCGTCGCAGAAGACTTTAAGACGCAAAATGACTTTGTGAGGAAGATGTACGATGCCATCCTCTTGAAAAGCAGAAACCGGGATTTGGAGACGATGAAGAATAAGGATGGTTTGACGCCTCTGCAGCTAGCTGCAAAAACTGGGAAGCTGGAG ATTCTGAAATACATTCTCAGCAGAGAAATCAGAGACAAGCCAAACAGAAGCCTTTCCAGGAAATTTACTGACTGGGCTTATGGACCCGTACAGTCTTCCCTGTACGACTTGACAGAACTGGACACCACCTCGGAGAACTCCTTGCTGGATATTATTGTCTACAATACAAATATCGGG AATCGCCACGAAATGTTGGCGTTGGAACCTCTGCATTCCCTTCTGCGCATGAAGTGGAAAAGGTTTGCCAGACACGTGTTCTTCGTCTCCTGCTGTTTATACTTCATCTACAATGTGTTGCTGACGTTGATCTCCTACTACAGGCCCCAAGCAGAAATG GCTCCACCATATCCTCTGAGTTTGACTGATGACCTCAGCTGGCTCCAGCTGACAGGACAAGTGACAGTGATGTTGGGGGCCATATTTATAGCAATTAAAGAG AGCGTAGCTATCTTCCTGCTCAGGCCTTCAGATCTCCAATCAATCCTATCTGACGCTTGGTTCCATTTCGCATT TTTTATACAAGCAGTCTTGGTTGTCTTCTCTGTCTGCTTGTACTTCTTCTCCTACAAAGAACACCTTGCGTGCCTCGTCTTGGCCATGTCCTTAGGGTGGGCCAACATGCTGTATTTCACCCGGGGtctgcagtccatgggaatctATAGTGTGATGATCCAGCAG gTCATATTGCATGACGTGATAAAGTTTCTAGTGGTGTACATTGTATTTCTGCTCGGATTTGGTGTAG CCCTTGCTGCCTTGATAGACGATTGTCCTGAAAACAGTAAGTGCAGTAACTTCAGCACTTTAGGGAATGTCGAGATCGAACTCTTCAAACTCACTTTAGGCCTTGGTGACCTGGAGATCCACGAGGATGCAAAATACCCCATTCTGTTTCTGCTGCTCCGCATCTCCTTCGTCATCTTGACCTTTGTTCTCCTCCTTAACATGTTGATCGCATTGATGGGGGAGACGGTGGAAGATATATCCAAGGAGAGTGAACAtatctggaggcttcag AGGGCAAGAACTATTGTGGAAACAGAAAAGATCCTGCCAAAATTCCTGAGGAGAAAATTCCAGCTTGGAGAATGGTGCAAAGTGGCAGAGAATGATACTAGGTTATGTTTAAG GATTAATGAAGTCAAATGGACTGAATGGAAAACACATGTTGCATTCATCAATGAAGACCCAGGTCCAACAG ATTACAGCAGAATGCATGACGTATCAAGGAGTAATAGCAAGACCACTCTGAATACGTATGAAGAAATTTATGATTTGCCAGAAACATCTGTGTAA